DNA sequence from the Streptomyces tsukubensis genome:
TGCAAGGAATCCCCTCCCCTGGAACCGTCGTACCGCACAAGCCAATACGGCGGATCCGTCCTGCATCAGTGACCCACGGACAACGGGAGGAGCGGACGGGAATCGGCCGCTGCCGGCGAGAAACTCCCGTCCCGGGTGGCGGACATCGTAGCAACGGGATAGATGCCATGAGCAGCTATTACGAGGGGGATTCGGGCCGGTACGGGACAGGGCCCGCCCCCCTGTCAGGAGTGCGGGCCCTGTCCTCGGAAAGGTGTCAGTGCAGAGACGTGTACCGCTGCCAGCCCGTACCCACCTGGGCCGGTGCCGAAAGGGTGCCCTTCCCCGTGCCCAGGTGCTGCCACAGACGGCCCGCGGTGTCGCGCGAGACCAGGTCCGCGTTGCCGTCGCCGTTGAGGTCACCGGTGCCCGAGAACGCCTTGCTGGTCACTGCCCAGTCCTTCTGGACCAGGGTCTTGGCGCCCAGCGTGCCCTTACCGGTGCCGTTGAAGCGCCACAGCTCACCACCGGCATCACGGGCCAGCAGATCACCGTGGCGGTCGCCCGTCAGATCACCCGCGGCGATCAGCGTCAGACCCTTGAAAGACCCGCTGAGGATCCCCGCCGAACGCAGCGCACCGCCCGAGCTGACCGCGTACACGTACAGCTTCCCGTCCGGCTTGCGCGCCAGCAGATCACCACGGCCGTCGCCCGTCAGATCACCCGCGGGCAGGATCGTGTCGAAGGACCCGAACCCCGTACCGATCCGGACCTTCGCCGACGTCGGCCCCGGCAGCCCGAGACGGCTGCCCTCGTAGCGCCACAGCTCACCCGCCGTGTTCCGGACCACCAGATCGTCGTAGCCCTGGTTGTTCATATCGCCCATGGGCAGGACGGACGTGATGTTCTTCCAGCCCTTGGAGACCCGCTGCACCGCACCGCCCGCGGCCGTCTTCACCAGACCCTGGTGGGCGACGAGGTCCGCGCCGAGGCGGGTGACGACCTCGGGGATACCGTCGGCGGTGTAGTCGCGCGGCGCGTCGTGGCTGCCGTGCAGAGTGAGCCAGCTGCTGGCGAGCGGACGCCCGTCGACGATCAGAATCACCCCGTACTTGCCGTTGGGCATGGCCCGGCCGGCCGCGTTCTTCCCGTCCCAGACGGCGCTGATCCGGGCGCCTATCTGCGGTACGGAGCCCTGCGGCAGGGTGCGTACGACCGTGCCCGCCGCGTTCTTGATCGCCACGGACCAGGAGCCGGCCGGGCGGCTGAGCTGCCAGCGGCCGTTCCAGGTGCGGTCATCGAAAGCGGCTGCGAGCGTGAAGGACCCGTCGATCTCGGATTCGGCGACGACGAGGGGGCTGCGCGGTACGTCCACGGACGGGACCCTGATCGCCTGCTCGGCGTCCACGTACGCGAGATGGCCGCCGAACTTGTCGACCGCCCACTTCGCGTTCGCCGGGACCGTGGCGACCGGGGCCGTAACCCCGGTGTGCAGGTTCGTCAGCGCCAGCTTGCCGCCGTCCTCGCGGACCACGAAGCCGTCTCCCAGCTTCGTCTTCCCGCCCGCCGTCACCGGAAGGTTCTTGGCCGCGGTGCGGTCGTACACGCCCGCCTTGGTGGTTCCGCAGGCCCAGTACATCCAGCGGCCCACGGCCTGAAGGTCGTCCGGTACGCAGCCGGAGCCCAGCTTCAGTTCGGCACCGGCCTTCCTGGTCTTCAGGTCGAACGGGAGGACATGGCCCACCGTCTTGCCGGGCGTCCACAGGGTGGTGCCCCAGACCGACGCGGCCGTCTTGGCCCGCGACAGCACGACATTGCTGCTGTAGTTCGTCCAGACATCGACAATGTTCTGCCGGTTGTCGCCGTCGTTGACGATCGCATAGCGGCCGCTCGCCTCGCGCAGCTCCGGCCCTGATACCCGGAAGCTCTTGTTCCGCGGGCCGATGACAGGCGTACCCGAACCCGTGATGTCATGGCTGTGGCTGTTCCACCACTGGCCTGTCTCCGTCTGCGCCGTATAGGTGAGCCTGCCGCCGCCGAGTGCGAGACCGTCGATCGCCGCGGTGGTCGCCGGGATCCGGTGAGCGGTGGTCAGCTTGAGGCTGCCGTCCGCTTCCGCGGTGACCCGGCGGACGCCCCAGTCCCGGGACGTACTGCCGCCCGTGACGAGCACGCTGCCGTCGGGAGCCGTGGCGAACCGGTCGATCGAGTGCGGCAGCAGTTCCCGCGGCTCGCCGGTGTTCCCTATGGGGACGGCCATCAGCCTCGCGCCGAGCACGGGGGCCTTGTCGTGCGAGTAGACATCACGGCTGACGAGGATCGTGTCACCGACCACGGCGAACCTGGGCGTCCACCCCTCGGCACCCTGCCGCAGGGAGATATCGGTCACCACGGGCGCCGCGTCGGGATTGCGCAGGTCGACGGTGGTGATCTTGTCGGTGAAGCGGTCGAAGCCGGTGATGACCTGGTGCCGGCCGGGCTGCTGGCCGCTCCAGCCGGGCACCTTGGTGAGCCGCGCGGTGGCGTAGTCGAGGTGCCAGTAGACGTTGCTGCTGCTGCCGTTCTTGGCGGCGATGAAGGCCCCGAAGCCGCTCTGCCCCTGCGGATAGGAGACCAGGGAGGTACTGATCCCCGGGACACCGGTCACCGGGGTCTCCTCGGTGGTGCCGTCGGCGGCCCGCCGCTGGATGCCCAGCGATGCGACGAGACCTTCGGCGTTCTTCCGGTAGACGACGATCGCGTCGTGGGTGTGGGCCAGGGTGTAGAAGACGTCCGGGGGCAGGCTGTAGACCGTCTTCCCGCCCGTGGCCAGGTCGGTGACGGTCACGGTCCGGGTGCCGTCCGCGCCCGTCGTCTGGGCGCTCCGCAGTCCGGAGTGGCCGGAGACGTTGTCGGCGGGCTTGGTCTCGCCCGTCGCGTAGTCGGTCCAGAGGCGGGTGCCGGAACCCTCGACCTCGGCCGTGTAGCCGGTGGGTCCCGCCTCGTGGAGTGCCACGCGTTGGGGCATCAGACGGTCCTGCGGCGGCAGTACGGCCTCACCGGCCGTGATGCCCTGCGAAGTCGTGGCCGTCGCGGCGGGTGCGACCGCCGTGACCAGGCCCGCGCCCAGGGCGACCGTGACCGCCGTCGCGACGGAGCGGCGGATGGCCGTACGAGGACGGCCGTTGTGGTGCTGCAAGGAATCCCCTCCCCTGGAACCGCGGCACCTGCAAAAGCGGTACGGCGGATCCGTCCTGCATCAGTGAACCCACGGACAACGGGAGGAGC
Encoded proteins:
- a CDS encoding FlgD immunoglobulin-like domain containing protein; its protein translation is MQHHNGRPRTAIRRSVATAVTVALGAGLVTAVAPAATATTSQGITAGEAVLPPQDRLMPQRVALHEAGPTGYTAEVEGSGTRLWTDYATGETKPADNVSGHSGLRSAQTTGADGTRTVTVTDLATGGKTVYSLPPDVFYTLAHTHDAIVVYRKNAEGLVASLGIQRRAADGTTEETPVTGVPGISTSLVSYPQGQSGFGAFIAAKNGSSSNVYWHLDYATARLTKVPGWSGQQPGRHQVITGFDRFTDKITTVDLRNPDAAPVVTDISLRQGAEGWTPRFAVVGDTILVSRDVYSHDKAPVLGARLMAVPIGNTGEPRELLPHSIDRFATAPDGSVLVTGGSTSRDWGVRRVTAEADGSLKLTTAHRIPATTAAIDGLALGGGRLTYTAQTETGQWWNSHSHDITGSGTPVIGPRNKSFRVSGPELREASGRYAIVNDGDNRQNIVDVWTNYSSNVVLSRAKTAASVWGTTLWTPGKTVGHVLPFDLKTRKAGAELKLGSGCVPDDLQAVGRWMYWACGTTKAGVYDRTAAKNLPVTAGGKTKLGDGFVVREDGGKLALTNLHTGVTAPVATVPANAKWAVDKFGGHLAYVDAEQAIRVPSVDVPRSPLVVAESEIDGSFTLAAAFDDRTWNGRWQLSRPAGSWSVAIKNAAGTVVRTLPQGSVPQIGARISAVWDGKNAAGRAMPNGKYGVILIVDGRPLASSWLTLHGSHDAPRDYTADGIPEVVTRLGADLVAHQGLVKTAAGGAVQRVSKGWKNITSVLPMGDMNNQGYDDLVVRNTAGELWRYEGSRLGLPGPTSAKVRIGTGFGSFDTILPAGDLTGDGRGDLLARKPDGKLYVYAVSSGGALRSAGILSGSFKGLTLIAAGDLTGDRHGDLLARDAGGELWRFNGTGKGTLGAKTLVQKDWAVTSKAFSGTGDLNGDGNADLVSRDTAGRLWQHLGTGKGTLSAPAQVGTGWQRYTSLH